The genomic DNA CATCAGGCTTTACACACAAAATATCGACTAAATCTGGATTTGATTCTAACTGTTGTTCTAAGTGTGAATGCTGCCGTTGGGTTCTCCATCAGAACGTCTTTTTTCTCTCAAGAACAAAATGTTAAATCAGATTTTATGTCTCATTTTTGAGGAGAATTCACAGGAAGTCACATCTGTCTACAGATTTCAACATTAAAAAATACTGGCAGAACAAAGTTTGAGTaaatgattttcaaaataaaatacaaaattttcAGCACAACATtagaaattagaaaaacattagaaataaaaaaaatctgttccTTAAATTCATTCAGAACCACAGTTGTGTTAGGAATCCGAGTTAGAGGGAGGGAGAGGGTGGGGAGGGGAagaaagggagagagacagagaaagagggagggagatatatatagagagaaacagagagacaGGGAGAAAGAGAGATAGAGGGTGaaaagggagagagggggagggagagagagagagggaggaagagagagtgagaaagagggagtgagagagagaggtagggagatagagagagagaggtagggagatagagagagagaggagggagaaAATGAGAAAGGGAGAGAGATATATAAAGAGAGAGAAACAGATAGACATGGAGAAAGGGAGAGATAGAAGGTGAaaaagggagagagagggaggacgagagagtgagagagggagCAAGAGAGAGcacgtgagagagagagggaggaagagagagtgagagagggagagagagagagcgcgcgagagagagagggaggaagacagagtgagagagagggagcaagagagagagagggaggaagagagagtgagagagggagcgagagagagggagggagagagatagagagagagaggagagggagaAAATGAGAAAGGGAGAGAGGTATATatagagagaaacagagagacagagagaaagagaaataGAAGGTGAAAAAGGGAGAAAGTGAGAGAGGGAACGAGCGAGAAAgagggggagggagagagagagaaagcgcgcaagagagagagagtgagaggggtTGAGGTCAGCCTTCCTGAGGTTTTTGTGAAACCTCAAGACGATCCAGATGTGTTGAGAACAAAAGAGTCCTTGTGGGTGGAACAGAACCAGatccagctgcagctgcagtgaaACAACGTTGACATTTAACTCTTGATGGATCATTTTTCCCTCTGGTTCTGGTTCCTTGGTGGtttctgtgatgtgacgagaccaGGAAGCATCAGCTTGTTCTTCTCCACTGCTGATAAACATGATTTTGTGTCATGCCTACTAAATGACAAGCACTTCTTGTCCTTCTGGACCAGAATCAATACTTTTTCAGCTTCACAGCTGTCTTCCTAACATTCCTGTTGAAAAAAAATGTTCCACTTAATTCCATAAATGTGTCTGTTTGGTTCCAGGATGAAGCAAACCACGTTCCTGCTGGTGTTTGTAGTTCTACTGAACATCTGCTGGGCTCAGGTTGGTTTTTACTTCCTGATCAAACGAACTGATGGCTCTTCCTCTGGTTTTGCTGTGGAGACAGAAACAGCTGCTGCTGCCATCTTGGAGGATGAGCTGAGCTCTAAGTGTGATGAAGGCATCTGAAGCTTTTGAAATAAGTTTATTCCAAACCTTCACATGATCTTCAGATGAGTTCATCTAAAATGATGTGATGAGGAACAACATTCAAACATACTGGAGTCTGCTTGAGGGATGGTAGAACCTTCTGGAGGACAGGAACTAACTGCTCTGATGGACTTTGGCATCTTGTTCACCATGGAACCACATATCACACGAGGTTCCTGAGAACTGTATATGTTTACATATAACTACATAATtacacttgaattgaactgagagGAACCCAATGGTCCAGAGGTATCACAACTTTTCTGACTGACTTCAAAAATCAGTTTGAGACATCTAGTGGTGCTGCAACATCTTCACCAACCCTCCCCCTGCCAAACATTTCTGCCGGTGGGTAGTGCCTTGGCCTGCCTCCATATTCGCAGCTCCTGAGTCAGGGGTGGGAAGTTTCTGGCGTCTGTTGGGTcggtcccggtggctgcctggtggggtcgtgATCCCTGGGTTCTGTTGGGTCCTCGCCAGGGTTGGGCGCCCTTGGGTTCCGTCGTTATCTCCTGGGGCTCTAGCACGGCTGCTAGTTGCGGGGGTAATACGCTCCGCCTCTCGGGAGGGGGTTGAAGCTTATCCGAGGTGGTCACCAGCTTCtctgggggcaggtctgtggctcctcacactcactattggacactcctacagagaaaccttacatatacaagctcacatggtgctctcacaagtatggacttgaGCATTTTAAACCCATGAcccaaggctgtggttggcactaaatacacTATAAATTACTTCTGTTTCAGTAAAAACTGTTATATATCCTCATGTTGTGGGAGCAGAGATGTTTTGGTCTTGTTCTATTTTTGTCTTCAGcaatcagacatcaattctgaaaGCTTCACAGctagacaggacatggtaaaaataAATCTGTCTGAGACCCAGATCAGACCTGGTTCAATGGAGCTCAGTGAGGAGGAACACGAGAcactcctggttctggttcttacTGAGCATTCTGGGAGACCTGGTAGAAGATTCCTGTTGACCTGAACCAGGAGTTGCTAACAAACTGGGTCAGAAACAACTGATGGTTCTGGTGCTAGACAGACTCGTGTGTGATCAGTAAACTACCATATGAAGGACATTTGGACTGGTGAGGTCACATCAGGTCAACACCTGGATGTCTTTTTTAGACAGAAACTAGTCATAAAAGACGAGATTTCTACATATTTACACCATAAGtatgagatagggtgagaagctcggccatctcgGAGGGGCTCGGAAaagacccgctgcttctccataTTGAGAGGaactagttgaggtggctcgggcatctggttatgcctcctggacgcctccctggtgaggttttctaggaATGTCCAAATGGGAGGagccctaaaggaagacccaggagacACTGGAGGGATTTTGTCTCTTGGCTGACCAGGATCCCCAAGAGGAACTGACCCAACTGGccggagagaggagagaggagagagaggaaagTCTTGGCCTCTCTGCtctggctgctgcccccacgacccgacatgTGACCCCGGACAATGGATgataatggatggataaatatGAAGGAACAAACACAATCATGCAATTCTGAAGGAAAAATTTCAGGATCCCCATGAAAACAAGATGGCACATCTCATGGAGTCACTCTTTAAATAAATGTCAAATtgaaaaaaataacccaactaagAATTTCTTCCTGATCAAAGCCGCGTGGAGCAGCTCAGTCACGTTTGCACTAACTCACAGTTTGGGACGGTTTTTGTCTCCCTGCTGCAGCTGGAGTCTGGCGGTGAGGAGGTGGTTGTAGAGGAGGAAGAACATGTGGAACTCTTCACGACACCAAAGACCAAAATGGGGGCAGCCATCTCAGACTTTGGCTACAATCTGTTCCGCGCTCTGGCCAGCCACGAAGCTTCAGCCAACATCTTCCTGTCCCCCATCAGTGTGTCTGCAGTGCTGACTCAGCTATCCATGGGTGAGACACATAATAGACCTTTCCCAGATTGATCCCAGACTGGTCCTAGATTGGTCTCAGACTAGCACCAGACTGGTTCTAGACTGGTCATAGAATGGTCTCAAACTGTTCCCAGACTGGTCCTAGACTGCTCCTAGACTGGTTCTAGACTGGTCCCAGACTGGTCCTAGACTTGTCCCAGATTGTTTTCAGACTTGTCCAATACTTGTCCCAGACTGGTTCTAGACTGGACATAGAATGGTCTCAAACTGGTCCCAGACTGGTTCTAGACTGCTGCTAGACTGGTCCTAGACTGATCCTATACTGGTTCTAGACTGCTCCCAGACTGCTTCCAGACTGGTCCCAGACTGATCCCAGACTGCCCCTAGACTAGCACCAGACTGGTTCTAGACTTGTCATAGAGTGGTCCCAATCTGATCCCAGACTGGTCCTAGACTGATCACAGACTTGTCCTATACTTGTCCCAGACTGGTTCTAGACTGGACATGGAATGGTCTCAAACTGGTCCCAGACTGTTTCTAGACTGCTGCTAGACTGGTCCTAGACTGGTTCTAGACTGATCCTAGACTGGTTCTAGACTGCTCCCAGACTGCTTCCAGACTGGTCCCAGACTGATCCCAGACTGGACCTAGACTGCTCCCAGACTGCTTCCAGACTGGTCCTAGACTGATCCCAGACTGATACCAGACTGGTCCTAGATTGATCCCAGACTGGTACCAGACTGGTTGTAGACTGGTCCCACATTGGTCtcagtctaatgggccattcccatctgtaccgggtcggcccgggccgggtagcgtaggttgtttacatatctgggtggcctggtatttttccgggccaaccaaggctcattctcagccctcttctcgagggggtctgcttcaggccgaccagggccaacacacccactgctgacagcaaattcacaccttccattagagcaagcctctgattggtgggtagaatcagcccacatgggcttaaggcaaggatgtgtggaatcaaccgggccaggctggggccgactggggctacccggcccgggccgacccggtacagatgggaatggcccataagactgGTCCTAGACTGTAGTTCTACGTGTTGCTGGTGTTTTCACTTCTGGAGCAGtacgctggtgaaggttctcagtcatccaggtcatggtactgcaaaggggttcaaatgaaggaaaGAAGTCCATACACCTTTTTCCAAATCCCTTTGGGTTCAGTTCCGGAGCAGACAGATGTTCTTCCATGACTACAACACTTTTCCAAAGTACACCAGATGACACTCCCATCCTGTCCCACAGGTGGCTCAGAGCAGGCCCAGAGGCAGCTGTACCGAGCCCTCAGGTACCACACCCTGCAGGATGCTCAGCTTCACAACACCCTAAAAGACCTGCTGACTTCAGTAAAGACatcagggaaaggcctcagcatGGCGGCGCGCCTCTACATGGCTCGGCGTGAGTTCACTACAAAGAATTCTTCTCAATGGTCATAATGTTTTGGCTGAAAATAGCAGTTTCAGTCCTGAGATGTAAACCTTCCCAAAATGCCGGACTGTGGTTCTTGATAGGGTTAGGGTCTAGTGTTAATCAGAGTCTTGTTATTCTAGAGCTTTAAATCTTTGGTGTGAGATGACCTGTCGGGTTTCTTTTCAGGACTTCGTCCGAAGCAGGACTTCTTCAAGGTGGTTGAGCAGCAGTATGGAGTACGCCCTAAAGCCTTACTGGGAGGTGCTAAAGACCTGAAGGAGGTCAATGACTGGGTGTCTCAACAGACAGGAAGGAAGGTGCAGCAGTTCCTGAGCAAGCCCTTGCCCCGGACCTCTGGCGTTAATGCTGTGAGCTCCACCTACTTCAAAGGTAAACGGCATAATGGGTAGACTACCTTAACCCAGCTGCAGATACCTGGTTGAGTCAGGGGTTGTGCTTCTAGAACTGGATCCTAATGCAGCATTAAATTCAGACCCTTCTTGTTCTTTTCAGTGATCCAGAGGCTCAGACTTTTGTCCTCATCTATCAACTGTGCTtatgcacagatctgtgcgtaggaACTAATGTACACATTGAGTGGTATTCTTTATTTTGTACTTTTGCGTGATTATGTATGTTAATGACCGTGAATGGACAAAAGCACCTGGGTACGcaaaggtgggatttatcatcaggtgTTTGCGAAGGTACATGcttacgagaggccaccgcatgtttaaTAAATCAAGATTTTGACTGCTCATACAAACATTCTAAATTTCGTTCAGAATATAGGAATATTTCTTCAACTGTTTGATGAATGATGGCCCAGGTCCCGAGGTTTACGAAAGTCTGTGTGACGTTCTAACTGGCTCCTCTACAGGAAGGTGGGTGACCCGCTTTAGTCAGAGTGGAACGCTGGAGAATTTTCAGGTTGATGGTGGGACACCAGTCCAGGTTCCCATGATGCAACAGGATAACTACCCTGTGAAGATGGGAGTGGACTCGGACCTGCGCTGCACTGTGAGTGTTCTGCTGGAATTCCTGACTGAAGTAACACCATCAGCCTAATGAGCTCATGAGTGGCTAAAAGAGCTTCATGATTCTCTATGCTATCAGCAGCTTCAGAACAAACAAGTAGAAGCCTTTTACCATACCAGTttgtttataaagcactttcaaaACTCAACGTAGACCAGTAAAACAACACATAAAAGCAAGTCCGAGCCACATCGAACCACATCATGGAAAAGCCAAAGAATAAAAAGTGAgtatttaaacgagacttaaaatggGGAGGGGGCCTGTCCGACCTGGATGGACAGCTGCAGACCTGCCACAAGGCAGTAGTCTCGCATCGTCACAGTCAGCAGACTTTAGTGAACGGGACCGTGTATAAGGTTGTAAAAGGTCAGAAGAGCATGTTGGAGAACAATCATTGAGATTTAAAAACTAGAAATAGGATTTTGAAATTCAGTGCACCAGCAGCCAGTGGAGGGATGACAAGACTGACATGATGTGCTCAGACCTTTTTGTCCCTGTGACAATCCATGCAGCTACGCTCTGCACCCGCTGGAGGCGGCCAACCGCTGCCTGGGTGACACCCAACAGCAGACCAAGTAATCTAGCCTAGACTAAAAAGGCATGGACTACCGTCCCTAGGGGCGTTTGCAGGAGAAACTGTTTGATCTTTCCTAGGCGCCTGAGCTGGAAAAACATGATGTTACAATCGCTGTTATCTGGCTATCTAAGTTAAGGATGGGGTCCATCTCAACTCCCAGGTTGTTAATACAAGACTTCCTAAAGGGTGCCAGGGAGGAGAGGGCGCAGTCGGGATTCTTACCAGGACCACTAGGCCACTTAGGGTCATTGAGACTGTCCAACGGGGGCCGCAGAGAGGGTGCACCAGTGTTTTAATGGACAGATAGAACTGACAATCTTCCACATTCATTTCAGGGTAACTGGGGACTTTTACCATGTAAATCACTAAACAAATATGAGGATACTGCTCATAGAGCTGTGCCTCACCCACACCTCTGACTAACCCAACCGGCAGGTTGCTCCCTGCCATCACCACACCGCTCACCACTTACTGTCAGACATGCTGTGCAGAGCACTCTATCACAGGCAGGTATACACACCTCCCTAATGACCAGGTTTAATGAACGCAATGGGGTTTGTCCCATGGGTGGGACACTGGAATGCTAGAGGGTGAAAGTTTTCCAGACCCTTGAATCTTTAATGGACATGAGTTTTCTGAAATTTGAATTTTCTGAGGCCCA from Nothobranchius furzeri strain GRZ-AD chromosome 10, NfurGRZ-RIMD1, whole genome shotgun sequence includes the following:
- the serpinf1 gene encoding pigment epithelium-derived factor; this encodes MKQTTFLLVFVVLLNICWAQLESGGEEVVVEEEEHVELFTTPKTKMGAAISDFGYNLFRALASHEASANIFLSPISVSAVLTQLSMGGSEQAQRQLYRALRYHTLQDAQLHNTLKDLLTSVKTSGKGLSMAARLYMARRLRPKQDFFKVVEQQYGVRPKALLGGAKDLKEVNDWVSQQTGRKVQQFLSKPLPRTSGVNAVSSTYFKGRWVTRFSQSGTLENFQVDGGTPVQVPMMQQDNYPVKMGVDSDLRCTIAQVQMQDDISMFVFLPEDVTTNTTLLEESLTAEFVQDLSMALQPAQLSLLLPILRLSFSTDLLPLLGDLGLSEWLENPELDDISIQPAKLSSVHHKVVMEMAPEGNQYPVATLEPSHLTYRVDRPFIYLIRDEPSGALLFIGKVVNPKDLTI